The proteins below come from a single Oligoflexia bacterium genomic window:
- a CDS encoding ATP-binding cassette domain-containing protein, whose protein sequence is MIEISQLTKRYGAITAINNLNFSVKKGEIVGFLGPNGAGKTTTMKIITGFMAPTSGYVKVAGFDVFEDPIEVKKRIGYLPETPPLYTDMLVADYLAFVAKLKGVSGPAVNKGVQYAIEKTNLGQVQKRLIGNLSKGFRQRVGIAQALVHNPEVLILDEPTVGLDPKQVIEIRNLIKELAGQHTVILSTHVLPEVTATCQRIIIINRGEIAAEDTFEGLSKRMSDTRRFFVRVRRSTEFESHVRNLKGVKSFRKATDSNTYEVELDKNDESNELLAETVVKSGAGLMEFRVIDVSLEDIFLKLTTTDPAQVAGGKS, encoded by the coding sequence ATGATTGAGATATCTCAACTCACAAAGCGATATGGTGCGATTACGGCAATTAACAATCTCAATTTTTCCGTTAAAAAAGGCGAAATTGTTGGATTCTTAGGCCCAAACGGCGCAGGCAAAACGACAACCATGAAAATCATTACAGGTTTCATGGCTCCCACATCGGGCTACGTAAAAGTAGCTGGGTTTGATGTTTTTGAAGATCCCATTGAAGTGAAAAAACGAATCGGATATTTACCCGAAACGCCTCCACTTTATACAGACATGCTGGTCGCCGATTATTTAGCATTTGTAGCAAAACTTAAAGGTGTCTCAGGCCCAGCTGTAAACAAGGGTGTTCAATATGCCATTGAGAAAACAAATCTTGGGCAGGTTCAAAAAAGATTAATCGGAAATCTCTCAAAAGGATTTCGTCAAAGAGTTGGAATCGCTCAGGCATTAGTTCATAACCCAGAGGTTTTAATATTAGATGAACCAACAGTAGGGTTAGACCCAAAACAAGTTATTGAAATTAGAAATCTTATCAAAGAACTCGCCGGCCAACATACGGTCATTTTATCCACCCACGTTTTGCCTGAGGTTACTGCAACTTGCCAAAGAATTATTATTATTAATCGAGGTGAAATTGCTGCGGAAGATACCTTTGAAGGTTTGAGTAAACGCATGAGTGATACCCGTAGATTTTTTGTTCGGGTAAGAAGATCAACTGAATTTGAAAGTCATGTGCGAAATCTCAAAGGAGTAAAAAGCTTTCGAAAAGCAACTGATAGTAACACCTACGAAGTTGAGCTTGATAAAAACGATGAATCCAATGAGCTCTTAGCTGAGACAGTTGTTAAGTCGGGAGCAGGGCTTATGGAGTTTAGAGTAATTGATGTGAGTCTAGAAGATATTTTTCTTAAGCTTACTACTACTGACCCAGCTCAAGTTGCCGGAGGAAAATCATGA